The following coding sequences are from one Bufo bufo chromosome 2, aBufBuf1.1, whole genome shotgun sequence window:
- the LOC120991971 gene encoding zinc finger protein OZF-like isoform X5 gives MTSQEEDLTVIKVEDEEEWMMGDPPCKSEVEEDIPGDVTTENPNMNSDGKFMLSLNIKAEDEDIMQNFSGENLISFNVHSGLHSTDVSYNSTNYDKPCPDKSHIATPSRGQKEGNRFTTVKPFSRLSILSRIHTGEKPCSCSECVNCFTQKSQHVKHEKCHTRERPYTCSQCGKCFTQKSSLVTHQRKHGGERPYSCSQCGKCFTQKSSLVIHQRTHTGEKPYSCLECGKCFTCKSYLVKHGRTHTGEKPYSCSECGKCFTGKSSFVKHGRIHTGEKPYSCSECGKCFTQKSVLVRHERRHTGEKPYSCSECGKCFTDKSTLTIHERSHTGEKPYSCSECGKCFTEKSTLLIHERIHTGEKPYSCSECGKCFTHKSVLVKHERRHTGKKPYSCSQCGKCFSDESNLVIHERCHTGEKPF, from the coding sequence AAAACCCGAATATGAATTCTGATGGAAAGTTCATGTTATCACTGAATATTAAAGCAGAAGATGAAGATATCATGCAGAACTTTTCAGGAGAAAACCTAATTTCCTTTAACGTACATTCcggacttcacagtacagatgtgTCATATAATTCCACTAATTATGACAAACCTTGTCCTGATAAATCACACATTGCTACCCCAAGTAGAGGTCAGAAAGAGGGTAACAGGTTTACTACTGTGAAACCTTTCTCAAGGCTTTCAATACTTagcagaattcacacaggggagaaaccatgcTCCTGTTCTGAATGTGTAAATTGTTTTACCCAGAAATCACAGCATGTTAAACATGAGAAGTGTCACACACGAGAAAGACCATATACATGTtcacaatgtgggaaatgttttacacaaaaatcaagtcttgttacacatcagagaaagcACGGAGGAGAgagaccatattcatgttcacaatgtgggaaatgttttacacaaaaatcaagtcttgttatacatcagagaactcatacaggagagaagccatattcatgtttagaatgtggtaaatgttttacatgtaaatcatatcttgttaaacatgggagaactcacacaggagaaaagccgtattcgtgttcagaatgtggaaaatgttttacaggtAAATCAAGTTTTGTTAAACATggcagaattcacacaggagaaaagccatattcatgttcagaatgtgggaaatgttttacacaaaaatctgttcttgttagacatgagagacgtcacacaggagagaagccgtattcatgttcagaatgtgggaaatgttttacagataaatcaactCTTActatacatgagagaagtcacacaggagagaagccatattcatgctcagaatgtgggaaatgttttacagagaaatcaactCTTCTTATACATGAAAGAATTCACaccggagagaagccatattcatgttcagaatgtgggaaatgttttacacataaATCAGTTCTTGTTAAACACGAGAGACGTCACACAGgaaagaaaccatattcatgttcacagTGTGGGAAGTGCTTTTCAGATGaatcaaatcttgttatacatgagagatgtcacacaggagagaaaccattttga